One part of the Rutidosis leptorrhynchoides isolate AG116_Rl617_1_P2 chromosome 1, CSIRO_AGI_Rlap_v1, whole genome shotgun sequence genome encodes these proteins:
- the LOC139872256 gene encoding hypothetical protein At1g04090-like, producing the protein MHSTITTIFFFSLFFIILCFNGPTMVYSQDINQTTFQLPSPLPQWPQGGGFANGTINLGGLLVSQVTTFNKSWATNEGGPDNLGVTFYDPVLIPQGFSSLGSYAQPNNIPFSGQVLAGKDISNNHSNPTLKSPTDYTLVWTSEALDINKDGEGYIWLPVAPDGYKAIGYVISGLSEKPPLDEVSCVRADFVDTTNTTIVLGNNNIVDLNGLNVDASMGGFVVRNQSVGTLKGNISNSMPNLNQIKALIQAYSPVIYLHPDEQYLPSSVDWFFQNGALVYHKGEESKPSPIEKSGSNLPQGGSNDDTYWLDLPFNGSSKDRIKQGDLQDACAYFHVKPVSGGLFTDIAIWVFYPFNGGSKAKVKFLNLSLGKLGEHVGDWEHVTLRINNFNGVLNSVFFSQHSWGKWVPASDLEYHTGNKPVVYASLHGHASYPKPGCVLLGSGGGDIGIRDDTSKSDKMMDTGVRAVMIAAEYLPNVVVEPPWVNYERKWGPKIDYDVDKEINKVKKVMIGKLKKAFEKFVECVPSEILGEDGPTGPKVKNSWTGDEVV; encoded by the exons ATGCATTCCACAATCACCACTATCTTCTTCTTCTCTCTATTCTTTATTATCCTTTGCTTCAATGGACCAACAATGGTTTATTCACAGGACATTAATCAAACCACCTTCCAACTTCCTTCTCCTTTACCCCAATGGCCTCAAG GTGGTGGATTTGCAAATGGAACCATAAATTTAGGAGGATTACTGGTGAGTCAAGTAACAACATTCAACAAATCTTGGGCAACAAATGAAGGAGGACCCGATAATCTTGGGGTAACATTTTATGACCCGGTTTTAATTCCACAAGGATTTTCAAGTTTAGGCTCTTATGCACAACCAAATAATATCCCATTTTCCGGGCAAGTACTTGCAGGAAAAGATATATCCAATAACCATTCAAACCCGACTCTTAAATCGCCAACTGATTACACTCTTGTGTGGACTAGTGAGGCTTTAGATATCAACAAAGATGGTGAGGGTTATATTTGGCTCCCAGTTGCACCCGATGGCTACAAAGCCATCGGGTACGTGATCAGTGGCTTATCAGAAAAGCCACCGCTTGATGAAGTTAGTTGTGTCCGTGCAGACTTTGTGGACACAACTAACACAACCATTGTTTTGGGAAACAATAATATTGTAGATTTAAATGGCTTGAATGTTGACGCTTCAATGGGTGGTTTTGTGGTTCGAAATCAAAGTGTTGGAACTTTGAAAGGTAACATATCAAATTCTATGCCGAATTTGAATCAAATTAAAGCATTGATTCAAGCTTATTCCCCGGTGATTTATCTTCATCCGGATGAACAATACCTTCCATCTTCGGTCGATTGGTTTTTTCAAAATGGTGCATTGGTTTATCACAAAGGAGAAGAGTCTAAACCGAGCCCAATTGAGAAAAGTGGTTCAAATCTTCCACAAGGTGGCTCAAATGATGACACATATTGGCTAGACCTTCCATTTAATGGTTCAAGCAAAGATAGAATCAAACAAGGTGATTTACAAGATGCTTGTGCTTATTTCCATGTTAAACCTGTTTCGGGTGGACTATTTACCGACATTGCGATTTGGGTCTTCTATCCATTTAATGGTGGATCAAAGGCAAAAGTTAAATTCTTAAATTTGTCACTAGGTAAGTTGGGTGAACATGTAGGTGACTGGGAACATGTTACATTAAGAATTAACAATTTTAATGGAGTGTTGAATAGTGTCTTTTTTTCGCAACATAGTTGGGGTAAATGGGTTCCTGCTTCGGATCTTGAGTACCACACGGGTAATAAGCCCGTGGTATACGCGTCATTGCATGGTCATGCATCGTACCCAAAGCCCGGGTGTGTTTTGCTTGGTTCCGGAGGGGGAGATATAGGCATTAGAGACGATACGTCCAAAAGCGATAAGATGATGGATACGGGCGTTAGGGCGGTGATGATCGCGGCGGAGTATTTGCCGAATGTGGTGGTGGAACCACCATGGGTGAATTATGAGAGGAAATGGGGTCCAAAAATTGATTATGATGTTGATAAAGAAATTAATAAAGTGAAGAAGGTAATGATAGGGAAATTAAAGAAAGCTTTTGAGAAATTTGTGGAATGTGTCCCAAGTGAGATATTGGGTGAAGATGGGCCAACTGGGCCGAAAGTGAAAAACAGTTGGACTGGTGATGAGGTTGTTTGA
- the LOC139902078 gene encoding uncharacterized mitochondrial protein AtMg00810-like, which translates to MSASTSPSPIPLNPIETLNDPHWKRAMTEEFHALIKNGTWELLPRTPDMHVIRSMWIFKHKFHSNCSFDRYKTRLVGDGRSQQVGIDCTKTFSPMVKPSTIRRVLSLALRHSWSIRQLDVKNAFLYGNLSETVYMHQPSEFSMTDLGNLSHFLVVAVSHTPNLFLNQSTYAMDILERADMLYCKPSKTPFGGSFAISNIYRPDISYAVQQICLHMHALHDGHMGALKRILRYVKGTIDYDIHLNKSASRNLVSYTDPDWAGCLDTRRCTSGYCVYLGDNLISWSSKRQPTISLSLSLSLSLARSSAEAEYRGVSNDVSESC; encoded by the exons ATGTCCGCATCTACCTCTCCTTCTCCTATTCCTCTAAATCCTATCGAGACTCTTAATGATCCTCATTGGAAGCGTGCCATGACGGAAGAATTTCATGCTCTTATTAAAAATGGGACTTGGGAACTCCTTCCTCGTACACCTGACATGCATGTAATACGTTCTATGTGGATTTTTAAACATAAATTTCATTCTAACTGTTCTTTTGACCGATATAAGACTCGTTTAGTTGGTGATGGCAGGTCTCAACAAGTTGGCATTGATTGTACAAAGACATTTAGTCCCATGGTGAAGCCATCAACAATACGTAGGGTTCTAAGTTTGGCTTTACGACACTCTTGGTCAATACGTCAGTTGGATGTTAAAAATGCTTTCTTATACGGTAATCTAAGTGAGACAGTTTATATGCATCAACCATCAG AATTCTCTATGACTGATCTTGGAAACCTTAGTCATTTTCTTGTAGTGGCGGTTTCTCACACGCCCAATCTGTTTCTTAATCAATCGACTTATGCTATGGATATTTTAGAACGGGCTGATATGTTATATTGTAAACCTTCTAAAACACCA TTTGGCGGGAGCTTTGCAATATCTAACATTTACCGCCCTGATATATCTTACGCAGTGCAACAAATATGCCTTCACATGCATGCACTACATGATGGTCATATGGGTGCGCTTAAACGAATCTTACGTTATGTTAAAGGGACGATTGATTATGACATACATTTAAATAAGTCGGCTTCTCGTAATTTAGTTTCTTATACTGATCCGGATTGGGCAGGTTGTCTAGATACGAGGCGTTGCACATCCGGATATTGTGTTTATTTGGGAGATAATTTAATATCATGGTCTTCCAAGCGCCAACccacaatctctctctctctctctctctctctctctctcgctcGCTCTAGTGCTGAAGCAGAGTATCGTGGTGTTTCAAATGACGTTTCAGAGTCATGCTAG
- the LOC139902083 gene encoding uncharacterized protein, producing the protein MGLSWDDFKKEFFEEFRTQADLMRMRDELRSLRQGFMDLNTLRATFLSKARFYPEYTNNDRLLMEDFRNTLNDDLHGKISIGKVDPFAKLFAVAKGFESYTSMMVGDTSGERRVSSFGAPSKRAKSAFVSTGSVGKGMSVANESRCFRCGERGHKFWECPVSRSSGVVCFNCREEGHRKAECPELAVAGVTRGRTCNRVNGYDEVGRV; encoded by the exons ATGGggctatcgtgggacgattttaagaaggaattctttgaggagtttcgGACACAAGCCGATTTGATGCGGATGcgtgatgagttacgaagtttgcgaCAAGGGTttatggacctaaatactcttagGGCTACCTTTTTGTCTAAGGCTCGATTTTACCCCGAGTATACTAATAACGAtaggttgttgatggaggattttcgtaatactttgaatgatgatttgcaTGGTAAGATTAGCATTGGGAAAGTGGACCCTTTTGCTAAGTTATTTGCCGTGGCTAAGGGTTTTGAATCGTATACTTCTATGATGGTTGGTGATACTTCAGGTGAGAGAAGGGTTAGCTCGTTTGGTGCTCCGAGCAAGAGAGCCAAAAGTGCATTTGTGAGCACGGGTAGTGTGGGGAAAGGAATGTCGGTCGCTAATGAATCTAGGTGTTTCAGATGTGGTGAAAGAGGGCATAAGTTTTGGGAGTGCCCGGTATCGAGGAGTAGTGGCGTTGTGTGTTTCAACTGCCGGGAAGAAGGACATCGAAAGGCGGAGTGTCCTGAGCTAGCAGTAGCGGGCGTCACGAGAGGACGTACAT GTAACCGTGTTAATGGTTATGACGAAGTTGgaagggtgtaa